The region TTTGTATATGTACTTTGGAGTTTTATGTTTTATGATCTGGTTGTTGCTGGAGATGAGTGAGTAGTTACTCAATCATTGATTGACAACTTTGTTTGTGATGAATGCAGATCAACTTGTGGTGAAGTCTGTGTTTCTTTGACAATTAGTGTGGAAAAAAGTGCTTCTGTAGTGTTTCAGTGTTTTACTTTTGGACTTTGGAGATCTAGTGTGCTTGTTAGAAAATTGAAGTTTTGAATTTGAGTAATTGGGTCTGAGAGGAGGGTTCTTTGGTGGGGGCTAGAAATGGCTTCCAGTGAAGGGAGGCGGCATCACCACCATGATCTTGTGCCTCTTGCTTCGTTGCTCAAGAGAGAGATGAAgagtgaaaagatggagaagCCCACTCTGAGGTTTGGTCATGCTGCTCAGTCTAAGAAAGGGGAAGATTACTTTTTGATTAAGACTGATTGTCAAAGAGTGCCTGGGAACTCTTCATCATCCTTCTCCGTATTCGCGGTATTTTTCACCTTCTCTACTTCTGATTATTAGCAAGTTTGGATTAGTTTCTCTTTTCTCATaattaattgattttggcttcagaatcaaattgcagaaggatttccaaacaggCACTATATTGACTTAATAACTAGCACTTAGAAGATTGCTGATTTTCAGTTCTTCATGTTTTAATTGAAATTTTGCTTTATGTTTTACTCTTGGTTGTATGCAACTTTCAAAAGCCTTTTCAGATTGTAATTCTGAACTGTGAACTGGATTGAATGTCCTTTGGATAGGAGGACATCATCCTATGATATGGTCACTCATTTCTTCTGGTTCACAGATCTTTGATGGACACAATGGAAATGCTGCTGCCATTTATACCAGGGAGCAATTGTTAAATCATGTTTTGGGTGCTCTTCCTCGAGGGCTTGGGCGAGATGAGTGGTTGCAAGCTTTACCTAGGGCGTTGGTTGCTGGTTTTGTTAAGACTGATAAGGAATTTCAGAGCAGAGGTGTGCACTTTGGCTTTGactcttgttttcttttgtgtTATTAGGAGGATGAAAATAAGGGAGGATTTTGAATTTGATCTTTTATTCTTAGCTGACTTTATGAGTACTTATCTGTTGGTTTTGTCCAGGTGAAACTTCTGGAACCACAGCAACATTTGTGATAGTGGATAGATGGACTGTGACAGTTGCATCTGTTGGAGATTCCCGCTGTATACTAGACACTCAGGGTGGTGCTGTAACCACCTTAACTGTGGATCACAGACTAGAAGAGAATATTGAAGAGTATGTTTTTATTTCTCAGGCTTAGTCACTTAGCTTTTTCTGTTTGCTCATGGTTATGAGCTGCACTGTGTACATAGGAGGGAACGTGTTACTGCAAGTGGAGGTGAAGTTGGGAGGCTTAGCATTGTTGGTGGTGCTGAGGTGAGCATATTATGTTGTAATTTGTGATTATACTTCTTATATCCCCTCGCTTCCTTTCAGCTTCAGCATCTAATTTAAGGACATTTCACTTAGCTTATCTGTATTTTAAATGTTTAGTTCTGGACCATTGCAGATTGGTCCCCTTCGATGCTGGCCAGGGGGTCTGTGCCTTTCTAGGTCAATAGGAGACATGGATGTTGGGGAATTTATAGTTCCAGTCCCATATGTCAAACAAGTGAAGGTAGAACTTGTTTCCAGATAATCTCTTGTTCTTCGCGTCATTGATTATAATAATGCCTATGCATCTTGCTAGCCTGCTAGTATTTGTTCAGGATAATAATCTTACACCTTGTCATGGATTATAGCTATCAAATGCTGGTGGGAGGCTCGTAATTGCTTCTGATGGCATATGGGACGCTTTATCGTCAGAAATGGCTGCAAAATCTTGCCGTGGTTTGCCAGCAGAACTTGCTGCTATGCAGGTTGTCAAGGTAATAAGCACTAAAATACTAGCTGCTGATTTTAAGCAGAGTCAACTTGTCCTTTGGCTTATGTTTGACATTTGCACCATGTTGCTCTTTTGGCGGTTCCCCTCACATGTGTATATTCCTACTGCTATTCAGGAAGCACTAAGATCAAGAGGGTTAAAGGATGATACAACATGCATAGTAGTTGACATAATCCCACCTGATAATGAATTGCCACCAACACCTTCCCCCAAAAAGCGGAACAAGCTGAGAGATTTTTTCTTCAGGAAAAGGTCCCGTGATTCTGCTAGTAAGCTGTCAAAGAAGCTTTCAGCTATAAATATAGTGGAGGAACTGTTCGAAGAAGGATCAGCAATGCTTGCTGAAAGGTAATCTTCCATTCTATTTTATCAACTTGATTGagtattgaaaaatattttgaaagtGCTTTGcatatttttttccttctatGGACCTCCTTTGTCCTCACAGGATTTCTGTCATTAAAATTTGAGGTTGATACATGGTTGGTACAAATAAACTGAAGTGACAAGGGGTGAGGGCTGATGGGAGGGTGGTCTTCTAACGATTATTCTTTTAGGAGCTCAATCATATTATTTGTGGTTTAATATTAGGGAAGAGTTTTGATTTGGGAACATTGGTGACTGGTTAGATAATAGGCTATGAAGCTTTATACATTTATGATATTTATCGTGTTTTGTTTCAGAATATTGTTGGAGAGACAATGATTTCCTAATTCCCTTCTGAATTAAATTATTGTTCTACAAAATGGGACTAAGCTAATAATGTTTTTGAATAATTTGATTGTCAAAATGAAGATAAACTTCTTAGTTGAAGATACAGAAGAGAAGATTGAATCATTGATTGTTCATTTCAACTTCACCTTTCATCTTAAACAGTAATGAATTCTTTCTCCACTTAAGTAGTTAGTTCCCCAACAAAATACACCCATAGGTATAGACATGGTTTTATGTAATTTAAAAGATAAGTGTTTTGTTTGGACTGATATCAATATAATTCTCAGTTTCATAATTTCTACTTAGGATGCAATGCAAGCCAATTTCAGTAGTTATGGATTTGTTCTTGCCTGGAAGCATTACACACTTATAACATTTTGTTAAGCTGGTTTTCTTGTTGAGTGAGTCTTGCTCAGAGATAATTTTCTATCCATATTTCTTTAAATCTTATGCAAACTGTTCTGGTTCATAGATATTGAATATTTTATTGTGTCCTGCAGATTAGGAAGTGATGAGAACTCAGGGCAATCAACAACATCTGGCCTTTTTGTCTGTGCTGTGTGCCAAGTTGATCTTGCTCCAAGCGAGGGCATCTCCGTCCATGCAGGTGGCATTTTTTCCACCAGCTCAAAGCCCTGGCAAGGTCCTTTTCTATGTTCTGATTGTCGCAATAAGAAGGATGCTATGGAAGGAAAACGTCCTAGTGGGGTTAAAGTGTCATAGGTCAAAAATTGGAGACCTTTTATTCTTTATGGTACCTTCCACTTTTTGCAATCATAAAATTTTTATAGGCCAAAGTAATTGATTGAATCTCACTGTCAAGTAGCAACAGATGTATGATATCCATGAATTCATCTAAAAGGGGCATTGCATTTATGAGTAGCAAAGGCTGGGACCTGGAAAGAGTGTCTGGACTGAAATTTTTGGCGTCTGCAGATTGTTCATCTCTGATTGATTATTAGAGTTGGATGGTTAAGATCAGTGCCAGGAAGATTCTTTTGTACAGTAGTTGTGTTGTTTAATGTGCCCCAAAAGTGAGTGTCATCTTGATTAAGTATGCAGCAGTGTAGAGCTGACTATCTTGACCCCAAGTTCCTGTATATAAATTTCCGTAAGCTTTGCAACCCTTTGGGAATAGAAACTTCTAATCTTTACTTATGATTAAGGCCCCATTTagatgagcttattttatagtATAAACGCTTATGTATATGTTCGAGAGAACTTATGTAAATAACTTATGACATacttataagttgttttgagcttttttTCATCAGTTGTTCAGATTATTAGCTTATGAACAAGAAGAGTCTATGTTTATCCATAACCTATTTTAAGCTTATTTCAATAGCTTTCTCAAATTAGATTATAAACAAGCGTTTATGCGATAGGCACTTATTACtataaatgtttaattaagttgtttactgAAACGCACCCTAAATACATGCGTGTGATGTGGTGTGAAAAATGCGAGAATGCAGGAATAGCATAATATCCATAACCTATCTTCTTGTAGAATATGAATATCTTCATGTAAACGTCCCATTTCAAAAGCCCAAGTCAAGGCTGTAGGGGTTCACTTCACCTTGTTTTTTCCGAGGCTAAGTCTAGGTCTTCTCCAGTCATTGTCCAAATGAACAAGTAGTGTCATGAAGACTGGGCAAGATAACTGAGGAAGTCTCCACTTCTTGTCCTGATGACTATAGAGAGtactttataattaattgtagaaggatttccaatTGTAAATGGTACTCCATTAGATCAACTAAGAATAATACTGCATTAGatcattataatattttttagctGATAAACGTAC is a window of Lotus japonicus ecotype B-129 chromosome 5, LjGifu_v1.2 DNA encoding:
- the LOC130716667 gene encoding probable protein phosphatase 2C 15, translating into MASSEGRRHHHHDLVPLASLLKREMKSEKMEKPTLRFGHAAQSKKGEDYFLIKTDCQRVPGNSSSSFSVFAIFDGHNGNAAAIYTREQLLNHVLGALPRGLGRDEWLQALPRALVAGFVKTDKEFQSRGETSGTTATFVIVDRWTVTVASVGDSRCILDTQGGAVTTLTVDHRLEENIEERERVTASGGEVGRLSIVGGAEIGPLRCWPGGLCLSRSIGDMDVGEFIVPVPYVKQVKLSNAGGRLVIASDGIWDALSSEMAAKSCRGLPAELAAMQVVKEALRSRGLKDDTTCIVVDIIPPDNELPPTPSPKKRNKLRDFFFRKRSRDSASKLSKKLSAINIVEELFEEGSAMLAERLGSDENSGQSTTSGLFVCAVCQVDLAPSEGISVHAGGIFSTSSKPWQGPFLCSDCRNKKDAMEGKRPSGVKVS